TCAATCACCTTTATAAGTACAGGATGGCAACAGCAGCATGTGTGTCTGCTCGTGTGAAAAGGTGTTTTAGTTGACGGCAAGTGCCTTATACACCCACAGTGAGACGTGTGGCTGCCAGTGGTTTTCTGGGGACAACATCTAGAATGAGACAGGTGAGAATTCTCCATCCTGCCCTTGTTAGAATCGGGAGAGCTACATACAGTTCTGAGCACAGAGAACACGTGGAAGTCTTTAGTAGAAGGTTTGGAAACTGAGTCTCCTAAGGAACTGTGGAAGAGACTGAGGatacagcctgggggacaaatGCCGGGGGTCATGACAGCTGCCCTCAAAGGTGGAGAAGATGGCATGTCGTGGTAAGGGACACGGCCTGCTCCCTTTAGCTCTGAGGATGGAATCATGGTGGCAGTTACAGGGAGGCTGACTGCTGCTCATTGAAAGGAAGACCTGTCCAGAAGTTCCCACCATTGGAACAAATGGACCTGTGAGACTGAGAGTTCTGAGCCACTGAAGGTGTTCAAGGAGAAACCGTATGTCAGGTTGGAACTAAAGAAAAGTATCACCCTTGCAAAAGTTgatcttggttaaaaaaaaaaagaagtgtcacCCATCAGAAGCTGGACCAAGTCTTCAAGTTGCCTTTCAACATCATGTTATACCCACATACACACCCCCCTAAAATCACCCCCCACCCCGTACACATAGCCTTTGTACATGTATTATAGACTAAACTTTTAAAACGTAGCACTTTTTAAATTGCTGTGGCTGTCCAGGCCATCCTGACCGCCCTGCTCTAAGGCAGGGGCTGTTTGGGGCAGGACCTGCTGGCAGGGCTGGTTCTGCCCTTTACATTCCCAGAGAGCAGGAAAGTGTTGCTCACAATGAGTTTACATCCTGTTGAGGCACAGCAGAGCTTCCTCAAGCAGTTGCGCTTGGTCACCCTGCACCAGTTACAGCCCAAACTTCCCTTTGGGTTTGTGTTTTCCAGCAGGGCATTTTCTTAGGCAACCTCTGGCACCACATTTCCCTCTTTGCCCCCAGGGGGCCTCTCCTTTGTCCCCACCCTTCCTGGAGGGAGCAAGAAATTCAGGTCAACCAGGAAGCCTTCACAAAGGCTGGCACTGACCTTCCCTTTGTCAGTTTGGGGTCTGTTCTGTCTGGGCAAAGGTCTCAGACTGTTCACAGTCTGACACAGAGACCGGAAACGAGCCCCAAACAGTCTGAAGGGAGCAAAAGGCATTCCTGCAGATGTTTACTACTTCAGTGAGGCTTTGGATGACTCAGAGAGGTCATCACGCCCAGTCATCTTCAAATTTTTCTGCACATTAGACTGCCCTGGGGAGCCTTGAAACAATCCCAATGCCCAGTCCACACCCCTTCCACACCAATTACAACGGACTCTCCGGGACCCAGGCAGCCACACTGTTTACCACTTCCTGGGTGATTCTTATGTACAACCACACTTGAGAAGCGGCGATCTAGTCCTGGACTTCTCACACTTGCCGTGTGAAAGCATCGCCTGGGGATCCTGCTAAAATGCACATTCTGATTCGGTAGGTCTGGGGTGCAGTCCAAgatcctgcatttctaacaagctcccaggggaTGCTGATGCTGCCGGTCCATGGACCACTCTCTGAGGGGTAAGGCTCCTAATCCAACTGACTAATTCAACTCAGGTTAACTAgctggatgattttttttttttttttttttttttttgagacggagtctcgctctggcgcccaggctggagtgcagtggccggatctcagctcactacaagctccgccttccgggttcacgctattctcctgcctcagcctcccttgtagctgggactacaggcgcccgccacctcgcccggctaatgttttgtgtttttagtagagacggggtttcacctgtgttagccaggatggtctcgatctcctgacctcgtgatctgcccgcctccgcctcccaaagtgctgggattacaggtgtgagccaccacacccgctcGTTGGATGATTTTTCAGAGGGTGGTAGGAAGCCTGGGATTACCCAACCACTGATCAAGGGGTAAAGAGCAATTTGTTGTGTTCTACGAGAGAAACTCAGGTTCTGAGAAGCATTCTTGCCTTTTGGGCTGCAGTCATCACTTGCTGTTCATAGATGTCAAGGTTCTGGTTCATGAGCTCCAAGGCCTCCTGGCGGCTGATGAGAGCCAGAGGGTTCGGACTCAAGATGGATGGATGCTCGTACACGGCAGCCACATAATATTCAGCCTCGTGATGTTCAGCCACGCTCTCCTTCCCGGTGTGGGCTCCCAGGGCAACCACGTAACAGCCGCAGAGGAAAAGAGCAAGCTTACTTCTGGCTCCAGACATAATGCAGACCGTAAATCTGGAATGTAATGGGGCAAGGGGAAAACAGCTGAATAAAGAATCCTGCCAAGAATTTAACGTTCGCAGCTGTGATTTATTAATCCCAGCAATTAAACTCACTCGCAGTGATACTGCGGCTCAAAGAGTTTGTTTCATGTTCCTAATAAAAGAGTATGTGTTTCTCTCCAAACACGTAGCAAGCCACATTTAAAATGGCTCACTGTGTTAATAGTCtggttttagaacatttccaaaaCAGACTCAGCGTTTGCCATGATTTTCTTACCCAGTGTTCAGCAAGACCGTAGTGCATCACTACCCACTTTTCTAGCTGTGCACTTAAATTTTAAGCAATAGTAATTATCCAGATTATTTGGCATAAATTTGTGATATATTTCACACTCTACTGTCTGCCCTCTATCCACACAAACACACTACAGGTCAGCCATCCGTAATGTCTGTGATTGTCATGACCCTAATAACACAGCTTGGCTTTCCTGACCATCAAAACCTGATGAATTATAATTCTCCTTGCATTTCTTTGGTTAGTAAAAAATACTATGGATAATTCTCCCTCGATTcacaacaaaattatttatttggtgCCAAGAAACTGCTGGCTTCTACAAAGTCTCCCAATAAAAGCATGTTATTTTTCCTCCTTGAACTTGAGAATCGCCACTGCACATTATCACTTTCTTAACTCCGTCTCTGTGACTCCAAAACTCTTGCTCAAAAGCCTACTCACttggaaataaaatcctttttgcAGTGATAAAATgcaattttctagaaaataaactacaaattTCCAGAGAGTAAACTCAGTTTCATAGCTTCTACCAGAAAACACTAGAAGTAAATGACACTTCTGTGTGTCTCCTCTGACCTCCCAGAATAGGAATGTTTCTTTCTAAACAGTGTGTGTTACTAAGTGTTTTAGAGTAAATAGTCCaattctgcctttaaaaatcaGGCTGGCCTCCCAGCTGAAGCATCCTCTCAGGCAGAGATTTACTGGGTAGTGTGCCAAGGCCAGGCCACCTGCCCCTGGAGATGTCCTGGGGCTAACCAACTGCCCAGGAATCTGGATTAAAAGTCAAGATAACAAAGACAAATCAAAGAATCATACTGCtgccctttaaaaagaaaatgacaccCTGTCCAAGTCTCAACACATAACTCctgtgtttgcattttaaaaccaAACTCCCTAGGCtgcaaagttatttatttttttgtcaaaaGTTCCAGAAACAAACCATAGTTATTTTCATCAATAGACTAAGAACTAGGAATGCTCATCTTGGCAAAATTAAATATTCCTCAGAATGAGAAGTATTTTCCCACCCCAACCCTGCTCCATCTCAAACTGTTACTTCTTTCCCCAGGAAATAAATGTACCATCCAAACACCAAACCCCAGGATTTGTTGCCATTCATCTGGGACACTGTAAACAATGTTTTAAGATAAGAACAAGGAGCTTTTGAGTGAGTAGTCATGAGTTTTTGAGtaaaaacaaaagtgtaattGATAAGCTTTGTTATCTGATTTTTGCCTCTAAAGACAAGCaaggaataatttaaaatgtctcaGAAATCCATTTTTCCATTCCATCGCTGGTTTCACAGTGATAACAGAGAGTGGTTTTGGGGGCGAACTTTCATCTTCAAAGTCATACTGACAATATTTCTGAAGTATAAGGCAAAGGCCTCACTAAgaggtgtggaaactgaggccaggagaggAGGGTATGAACCAGTCCCCAGTGGAGGCAAGTCAGGAGTGCCTGGGGCCAAGAGTGGCATTCACATTAATTACATCTCTTTCTTAACTGAGAGCTGGGTACCACCGATGCTGGGGTACAGAATATTTGTTTAAGCCTGAAGGACTTGCAATCCAGCAAAACAAGGAAACCACAGAACACGCAAGGTATCACATTTCTTTCtatcttgagaaaataaaatttattttaccaaaGGAGCCTAGCAGGAGAGCTCTAAGCAGCAATCATTTGTGTGTGAACAAAGGTAGGTCGATAATAAGAGGTTATGCAGATTCAACCAGGTATTCATGCTTGAAGGAATCAAGCTTAATGAGGTAGAAGAGAATGAGTAATTACAACAAAAATAGGTCTAGTCAGCCGGCCCTCAGTATCCATTgtttctgcatccatggattccaCTAACCTTGGATTGAAATTACTGGGGcaggatggggagaggggagcccaataaaataatagcacaacaataaaaaaaagcaatttaaaaaatacagtataacaatgaTTTATATAGCATTTAGATTGTATTAGGTAGTGTAAGGGatctagagatgatttgaagTGTACAGGAGGAAGTGTTTAGGTTATATGTAAATTCTACACTATTtgatataagggacttgagcatttgagggttttggtatccacaggggtcctggaaccagtcccaacagatactgagggacaactgtacaTCAATTTGCCCttccaaaagaaacattttatccAAATTAGCAAatgctgcttctctctctttgGCATCACAGATACCTTCTCAGGAAAAAGTAAACAGGGCCTGCGGCAAGGACTCTGAAGGGCTCAGCAGGCTGCAGCGGGAGGTGCTCAGTTGTAAAGTGGCAGGACTAGAGGTAGGACTGGAGGGGCCCAGCCTTCCAGCAGCTACCAGGTGCTGGCCCATGAGGTTATGCACAGGACAACTGGGGTATGGGGCTTCCCTGGGAACAAGGGGCCCTGGAAGTCATGGGGTTCTTGGAAATACAGCAGCTGGCCCATCTTTAGAGCTGGTCAGGACCTGGACCATAAAGAAAATGGTAACTAGAAGTGTGACACGGTGGCAATGTACTTGCTTTCATTGAAGGGCATCTGACACAGGAGAGTAAACTGCAGGAAGAGCCCAGTGTGAATGCACAGTTGAGGCGACCATGTGCATGCCCTCTGAGATGAGGGCCTTGGTTCGTGGGGTACACTGAACCCCACTTCCAGGGAACAACAGAACCAGGAGGGTGCTGGCTTCAGACAGCCATGCAATTCCCAACTGTGGGCCAGTCCTAGGGGTGGGTGTCAGGGGTCCAACAGTGGACAAGACAGACCCTTCCTCGTGGGGCTCGTGCTCTGGATAACCATGTCAGATGGTGAGTAAGTGCAAAGGAGAAATGAGGCAGTGAAGGTGGTAAGGTGAAGCGAGGGGGACAATTTTAAGCAGTGTGGTCAAGGAAGGCCTCGATGAGAGGGTGATGTTTGACCAGAGGCCTGAAGGGGGTTCAGGAGGAAGTCACGTGGGTCTGCGGGGTGACAGCACAGCAGGcagagagcctgaggcaggagcatgcctCACAGACGCAAGAAACAGCAAGGAGGGCAGGGGGCTGGAGCCAAGGGGACAAGAAGAAAGTGGCAGCAAAAGGAATCACAGAGAGAGAAATGACAGGGATCTGCCCAGTGGTCTCCTAACATCCCCCTGCATTTGTCCTCATCCTCTTCCATTCTGGACTCGTAAGAGCAGCCAATGAGATCCAGAGAAAGCCTAAGTCTACCAAGGTGCACCTCTGAAACTCTTCCAGTGACTCCCCGGTTCATGCAGTGTAGAAGTCAAAATCCTTACAATAAGCCAATAGGAACCAGCCAATACCAAGCAGGAAACACTTGGCAGGTGGGGAGAGAGGCAGAGTGGCATCTTGAAGCAAGCATCCTGATCTCGGATGGCCCTACAGAAGCTCTGTTTCTCATTTCATAAGGAAAACATTCCCCCAACACCAGTCCTGATCAGGATGGTTCTTTCCATCTAAGAGGAAAAATCAGTCTCAATTACACggaaatttattttgtataaatttgGTAACATGTCAATCACTAGATATTTTTACACACAAGGGATTTTTCCCCACCTTGCTAAATGATTCATCTTAATAATTAGCTATGTTTCCTTCCTAGTCATGCTATTACAATAGTGTCTTCTGCAGTAAGATGAAAGGGATTATTATTAAGCCATTCTTAATAATTTCAGGGGCagatacatacattaaaaaatttaaaagatacataaaacatcttttttaataaaagatctTGCCATTCTTTACTTGTCAGGGAGAATAGCAGTCCTATGATTGGGAAAAGAGGCAGGAAAATTTGGCAGAGGAAATGTCACATCCTGTGGAACAAAGCCCGAGGGATCTGCTAAGTCATTAGGAGTCGGCATAGTATACATTTCTATGTGTAATGACTGAATGCCAAGAAAAACATTGGGAAGTTCcaacagtttttaaattattctcaTGAATTTCGTGACTTCATTGtctaaattattttacataaacagGAGAAATAATGTCTATCTCCATCTAATTAATATGATCTGAATGtaaagaaatcacaaaaatgaTCTTTTATTTCCCAGAAAGTCTTCTCTTGCCTCTTCTTATCTGATTGTCGCATCTGAGTGTGCTGGTCATGAGCTTGTCCGTGACTGGCCCGGGAGCAAGAAGCTCCACAATGGTTCTCGCGTGGGCAGCTTTGTTTAAACCCACCCACTACCAAGACGTTTGAGGTCTCATTTGGAAAGGTCAAGTGTAAACACTTGTGAGTGGCAGCTGATAGTTAAGCCTGAACTCACCAGCAACCGTGAATAAGTTATCAAGCTAATACGTCCTCTGGGTTGAGGTGGTAAATtgtaatttcacttttaaaaaaaattccagctattattttcaaaaaagagaaTGACATACAGAAGTGTAACTGTGCACTGTTCCTTTGATTAGCCAGTTTCTGCTCCATTGGCTAGAATAATTTATCCTAGGAAACTACATGTGCAATCAAAGGATCTTGACATTTCAACCGAAACAtgttatatctttcttttcctcaaaTGAGAAATTGCCTTCACAATTTAAGTCAAATAAAACTTCTTCCTGAAATGCCCAGGTATTTAATGTAAGAAGgcttcttttgcatgtggaattTGAGTAACAGtctgtctttcattttctgtagaCAGAAGGAACCCCAGCTGAGACTGATTCTCAGACAGTTGCTACTGCCACTCTGTGGACAAACTGAGTATCATTAACCCAAGTGGCTACACATGTGACCTTAGGTATCGCGATAGCAGAGACATTCTTAAGCAGTAAATGGAtggctttttccttcctttccttctccatttCTAATACTTTATCTCTTTTACAGTTAAAGAAGACCCAGAAAGCATCTGATTTTCAAGATTTGAGCTTCATGAAAGCTGTTTTTTATTCACTACACTCCCACAATGGCATCTTTTATATTCACAAGTTCGAATTTGTTGCAATTTCATAGAATATGACTGGATGTAAAAAGTGATGCTGCCCATTCCCCTGTGACACACAGCGTCTGCGTGGGGAAATCTGTCTGAATTAAGGGATCTACAATCAATGCCACATTGCATTTTACATGCAACATAAGCCGTTTGAatatccattattattatttttttatcttcCTGCAACACAAAGCAGAGAAAGCAGATGGTAAAAATCCCATTTTCATGGTGAGGGAAAACTCCAGGACTGGTTAGTAATGAGAATGAGACTGGGAGCCAGGTCTCCCAGCTTCTGGTCCAGCCTGCCTAGCGCATGCTGAAGAACCAGGGCAATTTAGTGGTCAAGCTTTAACCACCACTGCggaggtgaaaccctgtctgtaccaaaaatacaaaaagttagccgggcgtggtggcacgtgcctgtaatcccagctactcaggaggctgaggcaggagaatcgcttgaatcccagcggtggaggttgcagtgagcctagatcgcaccattgcactccagcctgggcgacagagtgagactctgtctcaaaacaaaacaaaaccaaacaaaaccaaacaaaaccaaacaaccaCTGCAGAGTCTTCAATACGCTGCGGGGGAAGTTAAGCAGAAATTTCAAGGTAGCTCTCCCAAGGGAGATTCTGGGTGATCAGACCAGAGCAGAGGGTCTCAAATGTAAGCATGCCATCAGAGTCACCTGAGGACTTGAACACACAGATCTCTGGAGCCCATGCCTGAAAGTTTTGATTGAGTAGGTATGGAATAGggtctgagaatctgcattttatggcacattcccaggtgatgctgatgctcctGGTCTGAGTCACACTTGGAGAAGCACTTGAGAAGAAGATAAAGGAATGTATATCCTCTATTCTGACTCCTATCTTTCCCTTATGTCAAAGAATGTTATGAGTCAGAAACATCATCTTCATTTCTCGGGTGCCTCTCCAATAGGGCTGATGGAATTTGGGCAGATTTCAAAGTGTTTCTACCATATTGAGTGAAAATAAGCAGCAAAGAAAGCATTAAACACTCCAACTAGAGGGAAAAATCTCCCTAAGCAACTTGATGCAGGTCAGTTAAAGGACTCGGTGCTTGTCTTGGCCATGGCAGGAATACCATTGAAGAACCTGGTTGTTACTGGTTTTTGCTTAAagttcctgatttaaaaaaaggtggggggCAATATGGTAGACTAGATAATCTGAAATATCTTTCAACCATATCCTGCAAAAATGgaacagattatttttaaatgcatatttgagTTTGCAGGAAAGTTAAAGGAAATTCTGAGTGGTCGAAAATGAACCGTGAAAAAGTTTTAAACTATTGATTGGAGACCTTGACCAGACAGCaaggaaaatacacacacataaagcTTTTCCACCGTCAGTCAGTCCTGGGACACATGAATGGTTGGGGCACTTCTAGCTACTCTGTTCTTCTGGAATGCTTATGGTTTCCAAAAACCATCACCAAATTCTCTGAAATGAGTTTCAATGAGTGTCAGCAAGGTATTGCTTTTAAAAGCCTTTGGGAAATTTCTCCCCCATTTCCTTCTTGGACTACCTTAAAGAACCACCTTCTAGATAATGTGGACCTGAGGGCTTGATATCCAGAAGAAAAAGAACCAGTGCGTGGAAAATGTGATGTCCTAGAACCACGTGTCAAAATTTTCAGGGAAGATGTGCTCAGAAATGTGGGCAATGTAATGCCTTTTTGTGATTATTGAACGTATGATGGACACAATATTGCTGATTGTATAGTGCACACAACATCTCTAGATGTATGATGGATGCAACATAACTGTATGATGGATACAACCTCGCTAAGCCTGTGGTGGATACAGAATCTCTAAGCCTGTGGTGGATACAATGTCACTACATCAAATCCCATTACCCTTGTGCTCATCTCTGCCAGTACTCAGGAGTGAAAAATGCAGATGAAGATGCTCAGGATGCAGAGAGTGGAGAACAATGCGGTGGGTAATAGGGCCAAGGAACCCTGTtcccccaaatcaaaagaataatccttggggccagacatggtgactcacacctgtaatcccagcactttgggaggccaaggtgggtggttcacctgaggtcaggagttcaggaccagcctggccaacatggtgaaaccccaactctactaaaagtacaaaaaaattagctaggcatggtggtgggcactgtaatcccagctacacgggaggctgaggcaggggaatagcttgaacccaggaggcagaggttgcagtgagctgagatcatgccactgcactccagcctgggcaataagagtgaaactccatctcaaaaaacaaaacaaaacaaaacaaaagaacaacccTTAACAGCATAGCTAGAAACGCTGACAATGGATGACAGTAGAAATTATgaaggaaacaatttaaaaagctgAAGTAAACCACAGTGCTGGAAATAACATGCCAAAGGCCACCTTCGCTCGTGCAGAGGCCAAGAGGTATATATTTGGGAGAGGCATAGTCCAAATTACcaagagaggccaggcatggtagctcatgcctgtaatcccaacactttgggaggctgaggcaggaggattgcttgagcccaggagtttgaaactagcctgggcaacatggagaaacactgtctctaccaaaaagaaaattttaattagctgggcatggtggcatgcacttgtagtcccagctacttggaagtctgaggtgggaggatcgcttgagcctaggaggcaggggttgcagtaagctgtgattgcaagACCCTGTATTAAGAGGAACAGCAAAAAGCAGGCAAATGGGGGTCCTGGTGCTGTAGCTTCTGAGAACCTGTGGAGGTGCTCTTGATCCACGTGTGGTGGGAAGCATGGTGAGGCGTGCTGCGGCTGCTCAGGGGTGTTTGGTTGGAGGGCAGAGCTCAGTCAAGCATGATGGTAACCTTTCCAGATCTATTCACCAACTTGGCTCTCTTCTTCACCCACGGCATGCCAGATGTGTAGAGAAATGATTAGTATCTCTATCTTTGCCTCTCTTCCTGGAGGCATTGgacattttggttttcttctgcTTTGGTCAAATGAGTAACTATTTGCCTGCCTTTTTCCCTCTGACAGATGGTTCCAAGTCAGTCATAGCTGCATTCTGGTTCTAACACAAGTGCCATTGCCCTGTGCCATCTAGACTTTTAGTAGGACAGACATATGACTAGCTCCCCTACGTCctatagcttctttttttttctttttcttttttgagacagggtcttgctccgtcacccaggctggagtacagtggcatgatcatagctcacagcagcctcaaactcctaggttcaagtgatccctctCCAagagcctctcaagtagctgggactacaggtgcacgctaccatatgtgactaattttttaaattttttgtagagatggggtcttgctacgtggttcaggctagtcttgaactccaggcctcaagcaatcctctcacctaaagtgctgggattatggctgtgagccaccatgcctggcctgtgtcCTACACCTTTACCTGGCATGAATGTCCGAGGCCCCCAGAGCTGGAGCTCCCTGAGGGTGTTGGGAGTACAGGGTTGCACACCGGAGGCTTCAGCGTCTTCCATGATAGTTGTAGGTGCAACATTCCTCAGCACTAGAGGCAAAGCAGAGGATCTTCTAGCTCCTTTTGTGAAAAAGTTACTCTTAAAGTAGTAGGGGACTGATACAGCCAGGATTTTACCCAAATCTATTCTGACCAAAAGCCCACATGCTTTTTAATGCAACCACACTCAaaacagtggtggtggtgggggaggttGATTGAATATAATACTAGGATGACTAAATAACAACAGGAATAATAGCATCTTAggccatacacaaaaatatactcAAAATCAGCAGCTGAATATCAAATGTTAGAAAAACTAGCATAAATTAGAATTATGTATCAGATACTTGAAACAACTTTCTAAAATTTGGAacaattaaaagaagaaacagattgacaaattaaaatttacatGTCAAATATAAACATCAAGACAACACTTATAAACAGGCAATGAACAAGAACAGattttaacaagaaaataaatcataaacaaacactttggaaggctttgaacttatatacaaaataaaaattaaaactggtactactcaaaatattaattttgagtATACTAAGGGATAAACTAGTATAGTGATAAAGAACAGCAATGTTTTCCTAGTATAAACAAGTTTGAAAACTTGTATTATGAATCACAAACAGTATATTTCTGGGATTTTATCTTAGGAAGTtattcaaaagaaggaaaaaaggtatTTGCTGAAGTAATGGCATACCATGGAGGTAAAGAATACAGGCTTTTGATCTTCCGCATACTGAGTTGAAATCCTGCTCTGATGCTTACTTGTTACATAATCTTGTTATATTTAACATAACTAAACTTAAATTCCTTCCTCTAtaagttgaaataaaaacatctgatgtggctgggtatggtggctcacatctgtaatcccagcgctttgggaggccaaggtgggaggattgcttgaggctaggagttcaagaccagcctggaaaacatagtgagaccctctctacaaaaatgtaaaaaacattagcagaacatggtggtacacacctgtagtcccagctacttgggaggttcaggtgggaggatcacctgagtccaggagttcaagactgcagtgagccataactgcacaactgcactccaacctgggcaacatagtgagacccccatctctaccaaaaaaaaagttaaaatccgATATAAAATGCCTCATGTTTAGTAAGTTGAGGCTAGCTGAAACTGAAGAACGAATCTCAACAGAAGACAGCTAGAAACAAACAATATCCAATAggaagaaaattaggaaaatgaatgaatatcagTCAGGTGGAATAttaaacaacaatttaaaaaataattgtgaagattctgaaaataaaatatacttaaggTGTGCTAAACActtaatgaaaatttttatacatttactgTGATAATAGCTAAGTTAAAATGTATGCATGTAAACAAAGATTGAAAATCAatgtgaataaatgaaaacatgaagGTTATTTTACAAGGATTTAAAATGTCTTCTTCAATGTTACACAGTTTTTCTAATAAATGaaaaccataagaaaaaaaataaattaatggctGACTTCAGGTTTTCAGTACAGCCTGTAAGGAGCTTGGAAGTTGCCACTCCATCCTAACAAGAGGAACACTAAACTAGCTGAAAACCAACAACTCTTCCTAGATATATCAGGGAATTGATGTCACAGGGCAAACTGCTGTCCCCAGTATTAGAGAAACACACAAGTAAATTCAGAGTCACAAGTTACCATAGCACAAACCCACAAGCAGAACCTCCACAGGAAAACCTGAAATGTAACTGATGAATTGCTGGACGCTCAGGATGAGTCAGTTAAAAACTCCAGAGGGGGCCAagcacggtgcctcacacctataatcccagcacttggggaggctgaggcgggcagatcatgaggtcaagagatcgagaccatcctggccaacatggtgaaaccctgtctctactaaaaatacaaaaattagctgggcgtggtggtgtgtgcctgtagtcccagctactcaggagcccgaggcaggagaattgcttgaacctgggaggcggagattgcagtgagccaagatcatgccactgcactccagcctggcaagagagcgggactccgtctcaaaacaaacagacaaaaaataaaaataaataaaaataaaaaaaattaaaaaaaactccaGAGGGGCCCAGACTTAGATGGAGGCACCCACACTTTTGTAAGTTTTACCTGTAGGAGCTCTACCAGGTTCTCACAATGAAGACTGGAGAAAAAATCCTCCCACGCTTCTgccagaggaagaaggaaagtaaACAAAGCATTCTGGTCTTTAGCAGGCCTCTCCTCAAGAGAAACTGTTTTTACCTGAGCCTAACTTATTGGTGTTTTATCAAAGCTTAACTGACCTGGGGGAAGGGAAATATCCAACTCTAGCCCCATTCTGTCCCACCTGAGTGGAGCTGGGGGCTGAGAAGCACTTATAAAG
The sequence above is drawn from the Rhinopithecus roxellana isolate Shanxi Qingling chromosome 1, ASM756505v1, whole genome shotgun sequence genome and encodes:
- the BTD gene encoding biotinidase isoform X2, whose protein sequence is MSGARSKLALFLCGCYVVALGAHTGKESVAEHHEAEYYVAAVYEHPSILSPNPLALISRQEALELMNQNLDIYEQQVMTAAQKGVQIIVFPEDGIHGFNFTRTSIYPFLDFMPSPQVVGWNPCLEPRHFNDTEASYKEDRF